A genomic stretch from Mya arenaria isolate MELC-2E11 chromosome 10, ASM2691426v1 includes:
- the LOC128206890 gene encoding uncharacterized protein LOC128206890, with protein MNPSRYLLISVLSSCFMIGSIAKSMVKRQAPTFTNGNEVGIVGAHQITEASGLAASRKHPGTLYTHNDHGHPSKIYAISSTGDLLATFDITGVTNNDWEDIALGVCAPGSRQYCIYVGDFGNSGHGALNNVFRFREPDNLVDQSIVVSQTDKLMFTWSEPDAETLMVDPDGNTYIIAKGHAGHRTIAQLPMSAWGAGSRVSVTSSAQLNIDSTQNDPVGGDISLDGNAILIKTHEAIYYWDASRSHDYIALLQQPGDKVPYIHEHQGESVCWDATDSGYYTLGEGKNEPLYHYVRV; from the exons ATGAATCCAAGTAGATATTTGCTGATTTCTGTGCTTTCAAGCTGCTTCATGATTGGAAGTATTGCCAAAAGTATGGTGAAAAGACAAG CACCAACGTTCACCAATGGTAACGAGGTAGGCATTGTCGGCGCGCATCAGATTACGGAGGCATCCGGTCTGGCGGCGAGCCGGAAACATCCTGGTACCCTGTACACACACAACGACCACGGACATCCGTCGAAAATTTACGCCATAAG TTCGACGGGTGATCTGTTGGCCACCTTCGACATCACTGGGGTAACCAACAATGACTGGGAAGACATCGCACTCGGGGTTTGTGCACCAGGCAGCAGACAATACTGCATCTACGTAG GGGATTTCGGCAACAGTGGGCATGGCGCTTTAAACAACGTGTTCCGGTTCCGGGAGCCGGACAATTTGGTTGACCAGTCCATAGTTGTATCACAGACAGACAAACTCATGTTCAC GTGGAGCGAGCCGGACGCTGAGACACTTATGGTGGACCCAGATGGAAATACATACATCATCGCCAAGGGCCACGCAGGACACAGGACCATAGCTCAG CTTCCAATGTCGGCCTGGGGAGCGGGGTCACGTGTGTCCGTGACGTCATCAGCTCAGTTGAACATTGACTCCACCCAAAATGACCCAGTGGGCGGAGATATCTCGCTTGACGGGAACGCCATTCTTATCAAG ACACACGAGGCGATCTACTACTGGGACGCAAGCCGTAGTCATGACTACATTGCCTTGTTACAACAGCCGGGAGATAAGGTTCCATATATCCATGAACACCAG GGCGAGTCTGTATGTTGGGACGCCACAGACAGCGGCTACTACACCCTTGGTGAGGGAAAGAATGAACCGCTTTACCACTACGTCCGTGTATGA